A region of Moorena producens PAL-8-15-08-1 DNA encodes the following proteins:
- a CDS encoding CHAT domain-containing protein, with amino-acid sequence MKKLSFLIAIALTCFVPSGKALSNSADFGYDFAPLAPQFWGEQNSQSPPNLGDLGGFNKTKRSRIHSKIQQRPIPDSLEQKAQHLYETGHYQEAIGLLEQMISNYRKSGDLIGEINSLINLTLAYQTLGDLDQAKQTLSQSFTKLSDLDNTKERQQLQAQLLEVQGQVYLSLGQGEKALSTWQQTSAIYQELGDLTRLTESQIYQVQALRVLGLYNQASKTLTEITETLQNKPDSKLKSTALHYLGDVLRQVGKFKDSQAILQQSLAIAENFQNQTLIADILLSLGDTARLQRKTEDARYFYQRVVKESPLPDSKIQGQLNQLSIVITKQEWSQARKLLPAIDNTLTKVPPSQIAINARINLAKTLLKSENTQLKSPNSLANYLADAIKLARKLGDKRAEAEAIGNLGTLYEQQSRLDEAQDLTEKALVIAQEIQAPDLAYQWQWQLGRILNLKQDKKNAIAAYAQSVQTLQSIRSDLVAISSDIQFGFRESVEPVYRELVGLLLEPNASQENLKQARDVIESLQLAELDNFFRDACLDAKPVNIDEIDPNAAIFYTIILPDRLEVIVTLPGKPLRQITTNLPKTEIEEQIASVNRDITSLWEPLRKENLQTIHDWLIGPIETELANSNIRTLVFIPDGALRNIPMSVLYDGENYLTEKYSIALAPSLQLIDSQANVRENVSVLTAGVTETRPHRPNLGSLPGVKVELENIMAQVPSLILLNESFTESNFNTVVNTSSYEVVHLATHGEFSSVAEETFLLTWDDVINLNELNSLISADQKQKNPIELLVLSACRTAVGDSRAALGLAGVAVRGGARSTIASLWYVDDLATTELMTRFYQKLAKGKVTKAEALRQAQQELLQSEQFNHPYYWSAFILLGNWL; translated from the coding sequence ATGAAAAAACTATCATTTTTAATTGCCATCGCATTAACCTGCTTTGTTCCATCCGGGAAAGCATTATCAAATTCTGCTGATTTTGGGTATGATTTTGCCCCCCTAGCCCCCCAATTTTGGGGGGAACAAAACTCCCAAAGTCCCCCAAATTTGGGGGATTTAGGGGGCTTTAACAAGACTAAACGGTCGCGCATTCACTCGAAGATTCAGCAACGCCCGATTCCCGATTCCCTAGAGCAAAAAGCCCAACACCTCTATGAAACAGGTCACTATCAAGAGGCGATAGGGTTGTTGGAGCAAATGATTAGTAACTACAGGAAGAGTGGCGACCTGATTGGTGAAATTAATTCCTTAATCAATCTCACGTTAGCTTATCAAACGTTGGGAGACCTAGACCAAGCTAAACAAACCCTATCCCAGAGTTTCACCAAACTATCAGACCTTGATAATACCAAAGAGCGTCAACAATTACAAGCCCAACTATTAGAAGTTCAAGGACAAGTCTACTTATCTCTAGGTCAAGGGGAAAAAGCCTTATCGACTTGGCAGCAAACTAGTGCTATTTACCAAGAGCTTGGAGACTTAACTAGATTAACAGAAAGTCAGATTTACCAAGTGCAAGCCTTACGAGTATTAGGATTGTATAATCAAGCCAGTAAAACCTTAACTGAAATCACAGAAACCCTCCAAAACAAACCCGATAGCAAACTCAAAAGTACTGCCCTCCACTACCTAGGTGATGTGCTGCGCCAAGTCGGTAAATTCAAAGACTCTCAAGCAATTTTACAACAAAGTTTAGCCATAGCGGAAAACTTCCAAAATCAGACCTTGATTGCTGATATTCTGCTCAGTTTGGGGGATACAGCTAGATTACAAAGAAAGACAGAAGACGCAAGATATTTCTATCAACGGGTTGTCAAGGAATCTCCCTTACCGGATAGTAAAATTCAAGGGCAATTAAATCAACTGAGTATAGTGATAACTAAACAAGAGTGGTCACAAGCCAGAAAGTTATTGCCAGCTATCGACAACACCTTAACTAAAGTACCTCCCAGTCAAATCGCTATCAATGCTAGAATTAATCTAGCTAAAACCCTATTAAAATCTGAAAACACACAACTAAAAAGTCCCAACTCCCTAGCTAATTATCTCGCCGATGCTATTAAGCTGGCTAGAAAATTAGGAGATAAACGAGCGGAAGCAGAAGCCATTGGTAACTTGGGAACCTTATACGAACAGCAATCACGTCTAGATGAAGCCCAAGACTTAACCGAAAAAGCGTTAGTCATTGCTCAAGAAATCCAGGCTCCCGATTTAGCCTATCAATGGCAATGGCAACTAGGAAGAATCCTCAATCTAAAACAGGATAAAAAAAATGCGATCGCGGCTTATGCTCAATCGGTGCAAACCCTCCAATCTATCCGTAGTGACCTAGTCGCGATTAGTAGCGATATTCAGTTTGGGTTTCGAGAAAGCGTCGAACCAGTCTACCGAGAATTAGTAGGACTACTGCTGGAACCCAATGCATCTCAAGAAAACCTCAAACAAGCACGAGATGTGATTGAATCCCTACAACTAGCAGAACTAGACAACTTTTTTCGGGATGCCTGTCTAGATGCTAAACCCGTTAATATCGACGAAATAGATCCTAACGCCGCTATCTTCTATACCATTATCTTGCCAGACCGGCTGGAAGTAATTGTCACCTTGCCGGGAAAACCTCTGCGCCAGATCACCACTAACTTACCCAAAACAGAAATAGAAGAACAAATCGCTTCGGTAAACAGAGATATTACTAGCCTTTGGGAACCTCTGAGAAAGGAAAACTTACAAACAATACACGACTGGTTAATCGGCCCGATTGAAACCGAACTAGCCAACAGTAACATCCGCACTTTAGTATTTATCCCCGATGGGGCTTTGCGCAATATTCCGATGTCCGTCCTTTATGACGGAGAAAACTATTTGACCGAGAAATATAGTATTGCCCTAGCACCCAGTTTACAACTAATCGACTCTCAAGCCAATGTCAGAGAAAACGTTTCAGTTCTGACTGCTGGAGTCACGGAAACTCGTCCCCATCGTCCAAATTTAGGATCACTTCCTGGGGTGAAGGTGGAATTAGAGAATATCATGGCTCAAGTTCCCTCATTGATTTTACTCAATGAATCCTTTACTGAATCTAACTTCAATACAGTCGTTAATACCTCTAGTTACGAAGTCGTTCATCTGGCCACTCATGGTGAATTTAGTTCAGTAGCGGAAGAAACCTTTCTCCTGACCTGGGATGACGTGATCAATCTCAATGAGTTAAATAGTCTGATCTCAGCGGATCAAAAGCAAAAAAATCCGATTGAATTACTCGTCCTCAGTGCTTGTCGGACAGCCGTGGGAGACTCCCGAGCCGCTTTGGGATTGGCTGGTGTTGCCGTCCGTGGGGGGGCACGCAGTACCATTGCCAGTCTCTGGTATGTGGACGATCTAGCCACTACAGAGTTAATGACTCGGTTCTACCAGAAGTTAGCTAAGGGCAAGGTTACCAAGGCTGAAGCTCTGCGTCAAGCTCAACAGGAGCTGTTGCAGAGTGAGCAATTTAATCACCCCTATTACTGGTCGGCTTTTATTTTGCTGGGAAATTGGTTGTGA
- a CDS encoding filamentous hemagglutinin N-terminal domain-containing protein yields MQASPFVLYSLLAATTALGQITPDNTLGNESSVVTPNVNVNGTLADLIEGGAIRESNLFHSFSDFNVAEMGRVYFGLPAGVANILSRVTGAKVSNILGTLGVLGNANLFVINPNGIVFGANSRLDIRGSFFGSTADSVLFEDGTVFSAKNPNEKPLLTINIPSGLQYGSNPGSITNHSSLFQVPNGQTLGLIGGEITIPGGNLTATDGRIELGSVGNGVVNLTPTDTSFGLDYSAVQEFQDISLSEGAFLETTGESGGSIQVQGANVTLRDRSFVFADTKGSGSGGGIVVEASQLSLEGGSRITTDVLGSGQGGDLSVNASESVRVIGVSANGTISALAANVIEGKTGKAGDVSITTGELIVKDGARVSAITVGEGDGGNLSVDASETVQLIGNSADGRFASALSTQTEGTGNGGDVSITTGKLIVKDGAQVSAGTFDEGDGGDLSVDADSTVQLIGRSANGRRGSGLFARTFGTGNAGETRITTGQLIVKDGAFVSASTFGLGDGGNLSVDADSTVQLIGTSANGRFPSGLFVQANRGSKGNAGNLNITTGQLMVSDGAIVSAGTFGLGDGGTLSVNAEETVQLIGTGTSANGRFRSGLFARTDGAGKAGDVKITTGQLMVSDGAVVSARSNEKGSSAGDLEINANSIFLNNGGRITAQTAGDQGNITLQARDIRLLNQSKITTNAQNTTGGNINIDTETLVGLGNSDITANADKGSGGRVEIKAQGIFGLEFRDRPTPDNDITSTSTLGSSFNGEVILNISQLDPTSGLTELPASPVDAEAILANDLCGFENNRIAGGSSFFITGKGGLPPTPENPVINAHRTVGWRRSPRLANTRQPLPQQAKAFGHATRTVRPRQDKKVIIEAQGWVIAKDGTIILTAQPFNGTPVEQILPNLDCHVGRGSREQGAGSREE; encoded by the coding sequence GTGCAAGCAAGTCCCTTTGTTCTCTATTCTCTACTCGCTGCAACTACGGCATTAGGGCAAATTACTCCAGATAATACCCTGGGCAATGAAAGTTCTGTAGTAACTCCGAATGTCAATGTTAACGGTACCCTGGCAGATTTAATTGAAGGTGGGGCGATTAGAGAAAGCAATCTATTCCACAGCTTTTCGGATTTCAATGTGGCAGAAATGGGGCGAGTTTATTTTGGCTTACCAGCTGGAGTTGCCAACATACTGAGTCGGGTAACTGGAGCTAAGGTTTCCAATATTTTAGGAACTCTAGGAGTATTGGGTAATGCTAACTTATTTGTGATCAATCCCAACGGTATTGTCTTTGGTGCAAATAGCAGACTAGATATCAGAGGCTCATTTTTTGGGAGTACTGCTGATAGTGTATTGTTTGAAGATGGCACAGTTTTCAGTGCAAAAAATCCCAATGAGAAACCGTTATTAACGATTAATATTCCCTCTGGGTTGCAATATGGCTCAAATCCCGGAAGTATTACTAATCACTCTAGTCTGTTTCAGGTACCAAATGGTCAAACCTTAGGGCTGATTGGTGGTGAGATTACTATTCCTGGTGGTAATTTAACAGCAACAGATGGACGGATTGAGCTGGGGAGTGTTGGTAATGGTGTGGTTAACTTGACCCCAACAGATACTAGTTTTGGGTTGGATTATTCAGCAGTTCAAGAGTTTCAGGATATTAGTTTGTCCGAAGGTGCTTTTCTTGAGACCACTGGCGAAAGTGGTGGGAGTATCCAGGTGCAGGGGGCTAATGTGACTTTACGCGATCGCTCTTTTGTGTTTGCGGATACCAAGGGGAGTGGAAGTGGCGGTGGCATAGTGGTTGAGGCTTCTCAGTTGAGTCTTGAGGGTGGTTCTAGGATAACTACAGATGTATTGGGCTCAGGACAGGGGGGAGATTTGAGTGTGAATGCCAGTGAATCTGTTCGAGTAATTGGTGTATCGGCTAATGGTACTATCAGCGCTTTGGCAGCCAACGTCATTGAAGGAAAAACAGGAAAAGCGGGAGATGTGAGTATTACCACTGGGGAGTTAATTGTCAAAGATGGAGCAAGAGTTTCAGCTATTACAGTCGGTGAAGGGGACGGGGGGAACTTGAGTGTGGATGCCTCCGAGACTGTGCAACTGATTGGTAACTCAGCCGATGGTCGCTTTGCCAGCGCCTTGTCTACTCAAACTGAAGGCACAGGAAATGGGGGAGATGTGAGTATTACCACTGGGAAGTTAATTGTCAAAGATGGAGCACAAGTTTCAGCTGGCACTTTTGATGAAGGGGACGGGGGGGACTTGAGTGTGGATGCCGACTCTACTGTGCAACTGATTGGTAGGTCAGCCAATGGTAGGCGTGGCAGCGGATTGTTTGCTAGAACTTTTGGGACAGGAAATGCGGGAGAAACACGTATTACCACTGGGCAGTTAATTGTCAAAGATGGAGCATTTGTTTCCGCTAGCACTTTTGGTCTTGGGGACGGGGGGAACTTGAGTGTGGATGCCGACTCTACTGTGCAACTGATTGGTACCTCAGCCAATGGTCGGTTTCCCAGCGGCTTGTTTGTTCAAGCTAATCGAGGCTCAAAAGGAAATGCCGGAAATTTGAATATTACCACTGGGCAGTTAATGGTCTCTGATGGAGCAATTGTTTCAGCTGGCACTTTTGGTCTTGGGGACGGGGGAACCTTGAGTGTGAATGCCGAGGAGACTGTTCAGCTTATTGGTACTGGTACCTCAGCCAATGGTCGGTTTCGCAGCGGCTTGTTTGCTCGAACTGACGGGGCAGGAAAAGCGGGAGATGTGAAAATTACCACTGGGCAGTTAATGGTCTCTGATGGAGCAGTTGTTAGTGCTAGAAGCAATGAAAAGGGGAGTTCAGCAGGGGATCTAGAGATTAATGCCAACTCCATCTTCCTAAACAACGGTGGCAGGATCACAGCACAAACAGCAGGAGACCAAGGCAATATTACGCTGCAAGCTCGTGACATCCGACTGCTTAACCAAAGCAAAATTACCACCAACGCCCAGAATACCACTGGGGGAAATATAAACATTGATACTGAAACTTTAGTCGGTTTGGGAAATAGCGACATCACCGCCAATGCTGACAAAGGTTCAGGAGGTCGTGTTGAGATTAAAGCCCAAGGCATCTTTGGCTTAGAGTTTCGGGATCGTCCAACTCCAGACAATGACATCACTTCCACCTCCACTCTTGGCTCATCCTTCAATGGTGAGGTAATCCTCAATATCTCACAGCTAGACCCCACATCAGGCTTAACCGAATTACCAGCAAGCCCGGTAGATGCAGAAGCGATCCTGGCCAATGACCTTTGTGGCTTTGAGAACAATCGAATTGCTGGCGGCAGTTCCTTTTTCATTACCGGAAAAGGGGGTTTACCACCAACTCCAGAGAATCCAGTGATTAATGCCCACAGAACAGTGGGGTGGCGAAGGAGCCCTAGGTTAGCCAACACCAGACAACCATTACCGCAGCAGGCCAAGGCCTTTGGCCACGCTACGCGAACAGTCAGACCCCGTCAAGACAAAAAAGTGATTATCGAAGCCCAAGGCTGGGTCATAGCAAAGGATGGCACCATCATTCTGACGGCGCAACCGTTTAACGGGACTCCTGTTGAGCAGATATTGCCCAATCTTGATTGCCATGTGGGAAGAGGGAGCAGGGAGCAGGGAGCAGGGAGCAGGGAAGAGTAG
- a CDS encoding filamentous hemagglutinin N-terminal domain-containing protein, whose amino-acid sequence MKAVVDRLLQASPCVLCSLLAATTALGQITPDNTLGNESSVVTPNVNVNGALIDLIEGGAIRESNLFHSFSDFNVAEFGRVYFGLPAGIENILSRVTGGNVSNILGTLGVLGNANLFLINPNGIFFGTNSRLDIRGSFFGSTADSVLFEDGTVFSALNPNAKPLLTINIPSGLQYGSNPGSITNQSSLFQVPNGQTLGLIGGEVTIPGGQLTAPDGRIELGGVGANGVVKLTPTDTSFVLDYSAVQEFQDISLSEGALVDTSGESGGSIQVQGANVSLRDRSFVFADTEGSGSGGGIVVKASQLSLEGGSRITADVLGSGQGGDLTVNATESVRVSGVSPNGIVSFLAARVFRGATGNAEDVSINTGELIVSDGAFVSAETFGEGDGGTLSVNGSSTIELMGTKPDSEFSSGLFSGASTGSTGNAGDLSINTGELIVSDGAFVSAGTRGLGDGGTLTVNAEETVKVIGTTPDGEFPSGLFSGANQGSTGNAGDLSINTGELIVSDGAFVSANTFGEGDGGNLTVNASSTIELMGTTPDGESPSGLFSEASTGSTGNAGDLSINTGELIVSDGASVSTTTFREGDGGTLSVYGSSRIELIGRTADTRFPTGLFAGTLATGKGGDVIITTGELIVSDGAEVSAGTVGLGDGGNLTVNASSKIQLMGTADETRFLTGLFALTLARGNGGDVSINTGELIVSDGAQVSAGTFSEGDGGTLSVNASSKIQLIGSSADALFPIIGTPIIGTSVDDRIPSALTTQAQGTGNAGEFLKITTGQLIVSDGAEVSATSTQPGSSAGTVEINANSIFLNNNGIISARTAGPQGNINLYAHDIRLLNESLIITNAENTTTGGKIKIDTDILLGLGNSDITANAKQGRGGSVTINAQGIFGLEFRDRPTSGNDITATSTLGPSFSGEVILNTPDVDPTSGLTELPATPVDAEAILANDLCGFENNRIAGGSSFTITGKGGLPASADDAVINTDRTVGWLSRPGLASSSRQRLQQQQSLTKPQPPQEKKVIIEALGWVTAKDGTIILTAQPFRGTPVEQILPNLDCHSGRGSRE is encoded by the coding sequence ATGAAAGCTGTGGTTGACCGACTTCTGCAAGCAAGTCCTTGTGTTCTGTGTTCTCTACTAGCTGCAACTACCGCATTAGGGCAAATTACTCCAGATAATACCCTCGGGAATGAAAGTTCTGTAGTAACTCCGAATGTCAATGTTAACGGGGCCCTGATAGATTTGATAGAAGGTGGAGCAATTAGAGAAAGCAATCTGTTCCACAGCTTTTCTGATTTCAATGTGGCCGAGTTTGGGCGAGTTTATTTTGGCTTACCTGCAGGAATTGAGAACATCCTGAGTCGGGTAACTGGAGGTAATGTTTCCAATATTTTAGGAACTCTAGGAGTATTGGGTAATGCTAATTTATTTTTGATCAATCCCAACGGTATTTTCTTCGGTACCAATAGCAGACTAGATATCAGAGGCTCATTTTTTGGGAGTACGGCTGATAGTGTGTTGTTTGAAGATGGCACAGTATTCAGTGCATTAAATCCCAATGCTAAACCGTTGTTGACCATTAATATTCCATCTGGGTTGCAATATGGATCCAATCCCGGAAGTATTACTAATCAGTCTAGTCTGTTTCAGGTACCAAATGGTCAAACCTTAGGGCTAATTGGTGGTGAGGTTACTATTCCTGGTGGTCAGTTAACAGCACCTGATGGACGGATTGAGCTGGGGGGTGTTGGTGCTAATGGTGTGGTGAAACTGACTCCAACGGATACGAGTTTTGTATTGGATTATTCAGCAGTTCAAGAGTTTCAGGATATTAGTTTGTCTGAGGGTGCTTTGGTTGATACCAGTGGGGAAAGTGGTGGCAGTATCCAGGTGCAGGGAGCTAATGTGAGTTTACGCGATCGCTCTTTTGTGTTTGCGGATACCGAAGGGAGTGGCAGTGGCGGTGGCATAGTTGTTAAGGCTTCACAGTTGAGTCTTGAGGGTGGTTCTAGGATAACTGCGGATGTATTGGGCTCAGGACAGGGGGGAGATTTGACAGTGAATGCCACTGAATCAGTTCGAGTCAGTGGTGTATCCCCTAATGGTATTGTCAGCTTCTTGGCAGCCCGAGTTTTTCGAGGAGCAACAGGAAATGCGGAAGATGTAAGTATTAACACTGGAGAGTTAATTGTCTCTGATGGAGCATTTGTTTCAGCTGAAACTTTTGGTGAAGGGGACGGGGGCACCTTGAGTGTCAATGGCTCCTCGACGATTGAACTCATGGGTACGAAACCCGATAGTGAGTTCAGCAGTGGCTTGTTTTCTGGAGCGAGTACAGGCTCAACAGGAAACGCGGGAGATCTAAGTATTAACACTGGGGAGTTAATTGTCTCTGATGGAGCATTTGTTTCAGCTGGCACAAGGGGTCTTGGGGACGGGGGAACCTTGACTGTCAATGCCGAGGAGACTGTTAAAGTCATTGGTACGACACCCGATGGTGAGTTTCCCAGCGGCTTGTTTTCTGGAGCTAATCAAGGCTCAACAGGAAACGCGGGAGATCTAAGTATTAACACTGGGGAGTTAATAGTCTCTGATGGAGCATTTGTTTCAGCTAACACTTTTGGTGAAGGGGACGGGGGAAATTTGACTGTCAATGCCTCCTCGACGATTGAACTCATGGGTACGACACCCGATGGTGAGTCTCCCAGCGGCTTGTTTTCTGAAGCTAGTACAGGCTCAACAGGAAACGCGGGAGATCTAAGTATTAACACTGGGGAGTTAATTGTCTCTGATGGAGCATCTGTTTCAACTACCACTTTCCGTGAAGGGGACGGGGGCACCTTGAGTGTCTATGGCTCCTCTAGGATTGAACTCATTGGTAGGACAGCCGATACTCGCTTTCCCACCGGCTTGTTTGCTGGCACTCTAGCCACAGGAAAGGGGGGAGATGTGATTATTACCACTGGGGAGTTAATTGTTTCTGATGGAGCAGAAGTTTCAGCTGGCACTGTTGGTCTTGGGGACGGGGGAAATTTGACGGTCAATGCCTCTTCAAAGATTCAACTCATGGGTACGGCAGACGAGACTCGCTTTCTCACCGGCTTGTTTGCTCTGACTTTAGCCAGAGGAAATGGGGGAGATGTGAGTATTAACACTGGGGAGTTAATTGTTTCTGATGGAGCACAAGTTTCAGCTGGCACTTTCAGTGAAGGGGACGGGGGCACCTTGAGTGTCAATGCCTCTTCAAAGATTCAATTAATTGGGAGCTCAGCCGATGCTCTGTTTCCCATAATTGGTACTCCCATAATTGGTACCTCAGTCGATGATCGGATTCCCAGCGCCTTGACTACTCAAGCTCAAGGGACAGGAAATGCAGGAGAGTTCTTGAAAATTACCACTGGGCAGTTAATTGTCTCTGATGGAGCAGAAGTTAGTGCTACAAGCACTCAACCGGGGAGTTCAGCAGGCACGGTAGAGATTAATGCCAACTCGATCTTCCTTAACAACAATGGAATCATCTCAGCACGAACAGCGGGACCGCAAGGCAATATTAATCTATATGCCCATGACATCCGACTCCTCAACGAAAGCTTGATTATAACTAACGCTGAGAATACAACAACTGGGGGCAAGATTAAAATTGATACTGACATCTTACTCGGTCTGGGAAATAGCGACATCACAGCTAATGCTAAACAAGGCCGAGGAGGTAGTGTTACCATTAATGCCCAAGGCATCTTTGGCTTAGAGTTTCGAGACCGTCCAACTTCAGGAAATGACATCACCGCCACCTCCACCCTTGGCCCATCTTTCAGCGGTGAAGTAATCCTTAACACCCCAGACGTAGACCCCACCTCAGGGTTAACCGAATTGCCAGCAACCCCCGTAGATGCAGAAGCCATCTTGGCCAATGACCTTTGTGGCTTTGAGAATAATCGGATTGCTGGCGGGAGTTCCTTTACCATTACCGGTAAAGGGGGTTTACCAGCTAGTGCAGACGATGCGGTGATTAATACTGACAGAACAGTGGGCTGGCTCTCTCGTCCTGGCTTAGCCAGCAGTAGTAGACAACGATTACAGCAGCAACAATCACTGACAAAGCCTCAACCTCCCCAGGAAAAAAAAGTAATTATCGAAGCCCTTGGCTGGGTAACAGCAAAGGATGGCACCATTATTCTGACGGCGCAACCGTTTCGGGGTACTCCTGTTGAGCAGATATTGCCCAATCTTGATTGCCATTCGGGAAGAGGGAGTAGGGAGTAG
- a CDS encoding DUF29 domain-containing protein, with the protein MSNSDLYNQDFFLWTDLTCQQLKTRNFDELDIENLIEEIATLGRSDKREIQSRLKVLMEHLLKRQYVNSEPDYRGWEKTINEQREQINLLLSESPSLKPYLESVFLDCYRYPLKVVSKDYPSTCFPQDCPFTPDILDQD; encoded by the coding sequence ATGAGTAATAGTGACTTGTATAATCAGGATTTTTTTCTGTGGACTGATCTAACTTGTCAGCAACTTAAAACAAGAAACTTTGATGAGTTGGATATAGAAAATTTAATTGAGGAAATAGCCACCTTGGGACGATCCGATAAACGAGAGATTCAGAGCCGACTTAAGGTTTTGATGGAACACTTGCTTAAAAGGCAGTACGTGAATTCAGAGCCTGATTATCGAGGTTGGGAAAAAACAATCAATGAGCAGAGAGAACAGATTAATCTTTTGTTGTCTGAATCTCCCAGTCTCAAACCTTATCTTGAATCGGTCTTTTTGGATTGCTACAGATATCCACTAAAGGTCGTTAGCAAGGATTATCCATCTACTTGCTTCCCCCAAGATTGTCCTTTTACCCCTGATATCCTAGATCAAGATTAA